The genomic stretch GTGAACGGAGGGACAACTGAAAAAAATCCCCGGGCAAGATCGGGGAGGGTTAAAAAACGGATAACGGATCGTAAAATTACCTGCTATGAGATGTCCGTGTTTGACAAATGATAGTTCCGGGAGAATGGATCGGTAAAAAATCCGCGGCCTTCCATTTTTGTTTTTTGTAGATGAAAACCGATGTGGAAAAAAAGGAAAAATTTGGTGAAAAAAATACCAGCCACGAAACAATTTTTTTGTGTTGCGATAAGAAAATAAAGAGGAGAAGAAGGCACGTTAAAAATGCAAAAAACAGCCCAAAAAAGGATAGAAAAAAAGAAGTGTTGGTAGCAGTTATTTTACAAAAGTAAAAGGGCCAACATTGCTGTTGACCCCTTACTTACTAACCCATTAAATTCTTGCACTAAATTACAAATTCGCACCACATAACAAAATTATTTTTTGCCTGTGTGAATAAATTATAGACCTACGCCAGGAGCTATTTAATAACGTGATTATCAATTATTTAATTTAAATTTGCAATATAAGTCGACCCTAATGTGATAAAATGTCATAGAATATTTTTATGGGCTGCACAAGGTGACAAAACTGGTCATTTTTGGCCTTGAAATTTGTCAAAATTTGCGAAAAAAAATTTGGTAACTCTTTTGATATTTCCTTGTTATAAAAACAAAAAACAGGTAAAAAATGACACCATCGATCATGTTTGTTTCTTTGCTGTTTTTGGGGATCAGTATGCTGGTTTCCTGGGTACTGAAAAGTAAATTCAAGACCTATAGCAAAGTACCGCTGGCCTCGCATCTGACCGGTCAGGAAGTGGCCCAAAAAATGCTTCGGGATAATGGCATATATGATGTAAAAGTTGTATCTGTTGACGGTTTTTTAAGTGATCACTACAATCCGGCCACTAAAACCGTGAATCTCAGCCCGGATGTGTTCAGCGGCTATTCCGTAGCGGCTGCGGCGGTGGCGGCCCATGAGTGCGGGCACGCAGTACAGCATGCCACCTCCTATCGCTGGCTGAATATGCGGAGTAAGCTGGTGCCCGTGGTACAGTTCAGCTCCGGCATTGTGCAATGGATCCTGCTGGCAGGTATTATAATGGTAAACGCCTTCCCCCAATTATTGCTGGGTGGGATTGTACTTTTTGGTCTAACTACTTTATTTTCAGTGGTTACGCTGCCGGTTGAGTTTGACGCCAGCCGTAGGGCGCTGGCCTGGCTGGGCCATTCCAATGTAACCAGCCCTACTGAATATCCCAAAGCTAAGGATGCCCTGAAATGGGCGGCCATGACCTACCTGGTAGCGGCCCTGGCTTCAATAGCCACTTTGGTACAGTATATATTTATATTTATGGGCGCCTCCCGGAGCAGGGATTAAAGGCCAATTAAAAAAATATCCAAAAAGATGCCTGAGCCGTGCAGCAACCTGCGCGGCTCTTTTGTCTCTTGTAAACGCCCGTTAAGCTTCCGTTAATTTTCAATTAGTTAACGGCACTCAGCGGAGGGGCCGTAATCAATACCAACTGCTGCTTTTACGATTGCTTACTATAGTGTATGAAAAAAGAGGCAGATGTCTGTCTGTAGCTGCCGCCCGAATTAGGGATACTCTTGCTCAAAACCAAACTGCAAAAAACTCCGGCTAACCACCGGAGTTTTTAATTTCCCCCCAGGCTCGTTGTTTTGCCATCATTTTTTACAGGAAACTTCAGCGTGATAATTTGTTGCTTCAGCGGGCAAAAAATACATCAGGACAACTTCGATGCAGGAAATCAAGAAAAGAATTTGTCTCAATCTTTAAAGATGTGTTAATAATACCTTAAATTAGAAACACGTACTCAACACTTAAGTTAATCAAAACTAACACTCGCATGAGAAAACTTCATGGCCTGCTGACCGGGTTTCTGCTCTTCTGCTGGGTAGCGGTTTCCGCCCAAACAAGGGAGGTCAGTGGAAATGTAACTGACTCCCGGGATGGTACTCCCTTACCAAAAGTTACTGTAAAAGTTAAAGGCGCCTCCGTCACTGCCTTAACTGAGCCGGATGGCTCATTCCGCATCAATGTTCCGGCAAGCGCTACTACACTTGTATTCAGTTATGTTGGTTTCGATGACCTGGAACAGGCCATCAGTAACCAGATGAATGTTTCCCTCATACCGGGAGAGAAATCTCTTTCAGAAGTAGTGGTGGTGGGGTATGGCACCAAATCCAAGCGGGATGTAACCGGCTCGGTAGCCAAAGTAAGCTCAAAAGAATTGGCCAACACCCCGGTCACCAGCTTTGAAAGCGCCATCCAGGGCCGTGCTGCAGGTGTTTTTGTAGAACAGCAGAACGGTAAACTGGGACAGGCTATCAAGATCCGTGTGAGAGGATCTTCTTCAGTGACTGCAGGTAATGAGCCGCTGTATGTGGTGGATGGCATCCCTGTTATCACTACTGATCTTTCCGGCAACGGGGCCGCTACCAACCCGCTCTCTGATCTCAACATGAACGATATTGAATCCATCGAGATATTGAA from Candidatus Pseudobacter hemicellulosilyticus encodes the following:
- a CDS encoding zinc metallopeptidase, with protein sequence MTPSIMFVSLLFLGISMLVSWVLKSKFKTYSKVPLASHLTGQEVAQKMLRDNGIYDVKVVSVDGFLSDHYNPATKTVNLSPDVFSGYSVAAAAVAAHECGHAVQHATSYRWLNMRSKLVPVVQFSSGIVQWILLAGIIMVNAFPQLLLGGIVLFGLTTLFSVVTLPVEFDASRRALAWLGHSNVTSPTEYPKAKDALKWAAMTYLVAALASIATLVQYIFIFMGASRSRD